A genomic window from Cucumis melo cultivar AY chromosome 8, USDA_Cmelo_AY_1.0, whole genome shotgun sequence includes:
- the LOC103485296 gene encoding berberine bridge enzyme-like 4 encodes MWPHSFILLLLLLLISLISLASSYEFTTPLQKFLSCLPIQSSPSISDIIYTPQNTSFSSVLQSYNRNLRFLTPQTPKPILILTPLDPTHVQATILCANSAGLELRVRSGGHDYEGLSYRSTNPFVLLDMFNLRNISISEESTDYVAWIEAGATVGELYYRIAQFSPTLAFPSGVCTSMGVGGHFSGGGYGNLMRKYGLSVDNIIDALFVDANGVIHDRESMGEDLFWAIRGGGAASFGVVISWKIKLVSVPEKVTVFNRKLTIEEGALDVAHRWQFVAPNLPKELFVRAMHNVVESIPKEGKFTVQVSFIGLFLGTTKSLIPLTNKYFPELGLKESDCSERKWVESTLFWYNSPQGNGIDFLLERPKNGSSFFKSRSDYVKQPIPKEGISAIWRTMIGFENTHLVMQWNPYGGRMWEIEESATPFPHRAGNLFLIQYPLAWVEEGVEAANFYMNMSKSLYDFMTPFVSSCPRESFLNYRDLDIGANLGSGINEGVAEVYGRKYFKGNFDRLVKVKTMVDPDNFFRNEQSIPSKIVIYIVLNFGKHNMTHCSSNFHLLKTFVSTAGYDVSYGSFEHEFFPSIIYISMDSFLVCLAYGF; translated from the exons ATGTGGCCTCATTCtttcatccttcttcttcttcttcttcttatttcaCTAATCTCATTAGCATCTTCCTATGAATTTACAACACCTCTTCAAAAATTTCTGTCTTGCCTTCCAATCCAATCCTCACCCTCCATATCTGATATAATCTACACTCCTCAGaacacttctttttcttctgttCTTCAATCCTACAACAGAAATCTCCGATTTCTAACCCCACAAACCCCCAAACCAATTCTCATTCTCACACCTCTCGACCCCACCCATGTCCAAGCCACCATTCTCTGTGCCAACTCTGCCGGTCTTGAGCTACGAGTTCGAAGTGGCGGCCATGATTATGAGGGCCTCTCCTATCGCTCCACCAATCCTTTCGTTCTTCTTGATATGTTCAATCTTCGTAACATTAGCATTTCTGAAGAATCTACCGATTATGTTGCGTGGATTGAAGCCGGCGCCACTGTTGGCGAACTTTACTATCGGATTGCTCAATTCAGCCCCACCCTTGCATTTCCCTCTGGGGTTTGTACTTCCATGGGCGTCGGCGGCCATTTTAGTGGCGGCGGATATGGGAATCTCATGAGAAAATATGGACTTTCAGTTGATAATATTATTGATGCTCTGTTTGTTGATGCAAATGGTGTGATTCATGATCGTGAGTCTATGGGTGAAGATTTGTTTTGGGCTATTAGAGGAGGTGGGGCTGCGAGTTTTGGAGTTGTTATTTCGTGGAAGATCAAATTAGTGTCAGTCCCTGAAAAGGTTACGGTTTTCAATAGGAAACTGACAATAGAAGAGGGTGCACTCGATGTGGCTCACCGTTGGCAGTTTGTGGCTCCTAATCTACCCAAGGAGTTGTTTGTTAGAGCAATGCATAATGTAGTGGAGTCCATTCCAAAAGAAGGAAAATTCACAGTACAAGTTTCGTTTATTGGTTTGTTTTTGGGAACTACTAAATCTCTCATTCCCTTAACGAATAAGTATTTCCCTGAATTGGGTTTGAAGGAAAGTGATTGTAGCGAGAGAAAATGGGTAGAATCCACTTTGTTTTGGTACAATTCCCCCCAAGGGAACGGTATTGATTTTCTGCTCGAGAGACCAAAGAATGGCTCTTCTTTCTTCAAGAGTAGATCCGATTATGTGAAGCAGCCCATCCCGAAGGAAGGGATTTCTGCGATTTGGCGAACGATGATTGGATTTGAGAATACCCATTTGGTGATGCAATGGAATCCATATGGAGGAAGAATGTGGGAGATTGAAGAATCAGCTACTCCATTTCCACATAGAGCTGGGAATTTGTTTCTGATTCAGTATCCATTGGCGTGGGTTGAAGAAGGAGTTGAAGCTGCAAATTTTTATATGAACATGTCGAAGAGTTTGTACGATTTCATGACTCCGTTTGTGTCGAGCTGTCCTAGAGAATCGTTTTTGAATTATAGAGATCTTGATATTGGAGCGAATTTAGGTAGTGGAATCAATGAGGGAGTTGCAGAAGTATATGGGAGGAAGTATTTTAAAGGGAACTTTGATCGATTGGTAAAGGTGAAGACGATGGTGGATCCTGATAATTTCTTTAGAAATGAACAGAGTATTCC TTCTAAGATTGTTATTTATATTGTTTTGAATTTCGGCAAGCATAATATGACACATTGCTCGAGTAACTTTCACTTATTAAAAACTTTTGTTAGCACAGCTGGTTATGATGTTAGTTATGGAAGTTTTGAACATGAGTTCTTTCCATCAATcatatatatttctatggaTTCTTTTTTGGTTTGTTTGGCTTATGGATTCTAA
- the LOC103484294 gene encoding eukaryotic translation initiation factor 3 subunit D-like, which produces MVGGFEVGAVPYNPDGWGPPDSTATLVASNNLPLNVPFAPFSRSDKLGRIADWTRTMNNPGRPKTASDSVFDFTNDDSFPANADEDMSFRLVDGKPPPRPKFGPKWRFNQQRTQLPQRRDEEVEARKREAEKERARRDRLYNLNRSNVNAPRREAAVFKSSVEIQPEWNMLDQIPFSTFSKLSFSVPEPEDLLLCGGLEFYDRAYDRITPKNERRLERFKNRNFFKVTTTDDPVIRRLANEDKATVFATDAILSTLMCATRSVYSWDIVVQRVGNKLFFDKRDGSQLDLLAVHETSQEPLPEAKDDINSAYSLSVEAAYINQNFSQQVLVRDGNKVAFDEPNPFANEGEEVASVAYRYRRWKLDDDMYLVARCEVQSVMEVNKQRSFLTLNALNEFDPKYSGVDWRQKLETQRGAVLATELKNNANKLAKWTAQALLASADMMKLGYVSRVHPRDHFNHVILAVVGYKPKDFAGQINLNTSNMWGIVKSIVDLCMKLNEGKYVLVKDPSKPQVRIYEVPADAFENDYVEEPLAEEDQVQPPAEDENGVTVNAATDDAEEKVDAVQA; this is translated from the coding sequence ATGGTCGGAGGTTTCGAAGTGGGAGCTGTTCCCTACAACCCTGACGGCTGGGGTCCTCCGGACTCTACCGCCACTCTCGTCGCCTCCAATAACCTCCCTCTCAATGTTCCTTTTGCCCCATTTTCTCGTTCCGATAAGCTTGGCCGGATCGCCGATTGGACCCGGACGATGAATAACCCTGGTCGCCCCAAGACTGCTTCCGATTCCGTCTTCGATTTCACGAATGACGATTCCTTCCCGGCCAATGCCGACGAGGACATGTCCTTCCGTTTGGTTGATGGAAAGCCTCCTCCGCGCCCTAAATTTGGCCCTAAATGGCGATTCAATCAACAAAGGACGCAACTACCTCAGCGCCGCGACGAAGAAGTTGAAGCTCGTAAGCGCGAGGCTGAGAAGGAGCGGGCTCGCCGTGACCGCCTTTACAACCTCAACAGGTCTAATGTCAATGCCCCCCGTCGTGAAGCTGCTGTTTTCAAATCCTCTGTGGAAATTCAACCTGAATGGAACATGCTTGATCAGATTCCGTTCTCCACTTTCTCGAAGCTGTCCTTCTCTGTTCCCGAGCCCGAAGACCTCCTTCTCTGCGGCGGCCTAGAGTTCTATGATCGAGCGTACGACCGAATCACTCCCAAGAACGAACGCCGCCTCGAACGCTTCAAGAACCGCAACTTCTTCAAGGTAACTACTACTGACGACCCTGTCATTCGTCGTTTAGCAAACGAGGACAAAGCCACGGTTTTTGCTACCGATGCCATCCTTTCTACCCTTATGTGCGCAACGAGATCGGTTTACTCCTGGGATATTGTGGTTCAGCGTGTTGGTAACAAGCTTTTCTTTGATAAGAGAGATGGGTCACAACTTGATTTGCTTGCCGTCCATGAGACCTCTCAGGAACCCTTACCAGAGGCAAAGGATGATATCAATTCCGCTTACTCACTCAGTGTTGAAGCTGCTTACATTAATCAGAACTTTTCACAGCAAGTTTTAGTTAGGGATGGAAATAAGGTCGCCTTTGACGAGCCAAACCCATTTGCAAATGAGGGTGAGGAGGTTGCTTCTGTTGCTTATAGGTATAGGAGGTGGAAACTCGATGATGATATGTATCTTGTAGCCAGGTGTGAGGTTCAAAGTGTAATGGAGGTTAATAAGCAAAGATCATTCTTGACTTTGAATGCTCTTAATGAATTCGATCCCAAATATTCTGGTGTTGATTGGAGGCAGAAATTGGAGACGCAGAGGGGTGCTGTTTTGGCCACTGAGTTGAAGAACAATGCTAATAAATTAGCCAAATGGACAGCTCAAGCCCTGTTGGCTAGTGCAGATATGATGAAGTTGGGATATGTCTCTAGGGTTCATCCTCGTGATCACTTTAACCATGTCATCTTAGCTGTGGTTGGATACAAACCTAAGGATTTTGCAGGTCAAATTAACTTGAATACTTCTAACATGTGGGGTATTGTTAAATCAATCGTGGATTTGTGCATGAAATTGAATGAAGGTAagtatgttttggttaaggatCCATCGAAACCACAAGTTAGGATCTATGAGGTTCCTGCAGATGCATTTGAGAATGATTATGTTGAGGAGCCACTGGCTGAGGAGGATCAAGTGCAACCACCAGCAGAAGATGAAAATGGTGTCACTGTTAATGCGGCGACCGATGATGCAGAAGAGAAGGTTGATGCTGTTCAAGCTTAG
- the LOC103485297 gene encoding berberine bridge enzyme-like 8: protein MWTPSSSSSILTFFSLILLFSPCLSSDTVQQSFLQCLASNSHPKFPISDAIFTPDDASFLPVLNSYIRNRIFQTPTTPKPLVIVTAKHPSHVQSTVVCAKRVALEIRIRSGGHDYEGLSYVSQQPFIVLDLFNLRAINVDIPTETAWVEAGATMGELYYAIAKQSKVHAFPGGVCPTLGAGGHISGGGYGNLMRKFGLSVDNILDAQIVNVEGKILNRQQMGEDLFWAIRGGGGGSFGVILSWKIKLVQVPSTVTVFDVERKIEEGATDVVWEWQNVMDKLDGNLFIRMMMHSASGENGQKTGKTTLVALFLGPVEKLMEIVNQNIPSLKLQKQECIEMNWIESVLFFANFANGTAPEALLKRESPSGTYLKRKSDYVREGISKKGIEDIWKLLMEIEGVGLTCNPYGGRMGEISETATPFPHRAGVKFKIQYSANWKKEGEEEAKENIELARKLYEAMSPYVTKNPREAFLNYRDIDVGSSRNWSLAEGRVYGEKYFKGNFERLVNVKTKVDPQNFFRNEQSIPTR, encoded by the coding sequence ATGTGGactccatcttcttcttcttcaatcctCACATTCTTCTCTCTCATTTTGCTTTTTTCTCCATGCTTATCCTCCGATACGGTTCAACAGAGCTTTCTTCAATGTCTGGCATCCAATTCACACCCCAAATTCCCCATTTCTGATGCCATTTTCACCCCCGACGACGCTTCCTTCTTACCTGTCCTCAATTCCTACATCAGAAACCGCATATTTCAAACCCCCACAACCCCAAAACCACTAGTAATCGTCACTGCCAAACATCCATCCCATGTTCAATCAACCGTTGTTTGCGCCAAACGCGTCGCTCTAGAGATCAGAATCCGCAGCGGTGGCCATGATTACGAAGGTCTCTCTTACGTCTCTCAACAACCCTTCATCGTTCTCGATCTCTTCAACCTTCGAGCCATCAATGTTGACATTCCAACCGAAACTGCTTGGGTTGAAGCAGGGGCTACCATGGGGGAACTTTATTACGCCATTGCTAAACAGAGCAAGGTCCATGCCTTCCCTGGTGGAGTTTGCCCAACACTGGGTGCTGGTGGACATATTTCAGGAGGTGGGTATGGGAATTTGATGAGGAAATTTGGGCTTTCTGTTGATAATATTTTGGATGCACAGATTGTTAACGTTGAAGGGAAGATTCTAAATCGACAACAAATGGGTGAAGATTTGTTCTGGGCGATTCGAGGCGGAGGAGGAGGAAGCTTTGGTGTCATTCTCTCATGGAAGATCAAATTAGTTCAAGTCCCATCAACTGTGACGGTTTTTGATGTTGAGAGAAAGATTGAAGAAGGAGCAACAGATGTTGTTTGGGAATGGCAGAATGTTATGGACAAGTTGGATGGGAATCTGTTTATAAGAATGATGATGCATTCAGCTTCAGGGGAAAATGGACAAAAAACAGGGAAAACTACGTTGGTGGCTCTGTTTCTAGGGCCAGTGGAGAAGCTTATGGAGATTGTAAACCAGAACATACCCAGTTTGAAATTGCAAAAACAAGAGTGTATTGAAATGAATTGGATTGAATCGGTTCTGTTTTTTGCAAATTTCGCAAACGGGACAGCCCCAGAAGCGCTATTGAAGAGGGAATCTCCATCTGGAACATATCTGAAACGAAAATCGGATTATGTGAGAGAAGGCATTTCAAAGAAAGGGATTGAAGATATATGGAAGTTACTAATGGAGATAGAAGGAGTGGGTTTGACGTGTAATCCATACGGAGGGAGAATGGGTGAGATATCAGAGACGGCGACGCCATTTCCACACAGAGCAGGAGTGAAATTCAAGATTCAATACTCTGCAAATTGGAAGAAAGAAGGGGAAGAAGAAGCGAAAGAGAATATAGAGTTGGCGAGAAAACTGTACGAAGCGATGAGCCCATACGTGACGAAGAATCCGAGAGAAGCGTTTCTGAATTACAGAGACATTGATGTTGGAAGTAGTAGAAATTGGAGTTTGGCAGAAGGAAGGGTTTATGGGGAGAAGTATTTCAAAGGGAATTTCGAGAGATTGGTGAATGTGAAGACGAAGGTTGATCCTCAgaatttttttagaaatgaaCAGAGTATCCCCACTCGTTAA
- the LOC103484293 gene encoding berberine bridge enzyme-like 14 — protein sequence MWSSSSSIILTFFSLTFIFSPLVSSDSVQQSFLQCLTSTSQPQFPISDAIFTPNNSSFLPVLNSYIRNLRFQTPTTPKPLLIVTAKHYSHVQSTVVCAKRVGLQIRIRSGGHDFEGLSYVSQQPFIILDLFNLRAINVDIPTQTAWVESGATLGELYYAIAKKSNLHAFPGGVCPTVGAGGHFSGGGYGNLLRKYGLTVDNILDAQIVTADGKILNRQTMGEDLFWAIRGGGGGSFGVILSWKISLVQVPSTVTVFDVDRKIEDGATDVVFEWQQVMDKLDENLFIRLMLHSSKGKSGQKTGKATLVSLFLGPVEKLMEIMNQNIPSLKLQREECFEMSWIQSVLFWANFANGTAPEALLSRKMASTPYLKRKSDYVREPISREGIEGIWKAIMDVEKVGLTWNPYGGRMSEISETATPFPHRAGVKFKIQYSSNWKEAGDEEAEEEIESSRKLYEAMSPYVTNNPREAFLNYRDIDVGSSRNWSLEEGKVYGEKYFKGNFERLVDVKTKVDPQNFFRNEQSIPTR from the coding sequence ATGTggtcttcatcttcttcaataATCCTCACGTTCTTCTCTCTCACTTTCATTTTCTCTCCATTGGTATCCTCTGATTCTGTTCAACAGAGCTTTCTCCAATGTCTAACCTCCACTTCACAACCCCAATTCCCGATTTCTGACGCCATTTTCACCCCCAACAACTCTTCCTTCTTACCAGTTCTCAACTCCTACATCAGAAACCTCCGATTTCAAACCCCCACAACCCCAAAACCACTACTTATAGTCACTGCCAAACACTATTCCCATGTCCAATCAACCGTTGTTTGCGCCAAACGCGTCGGCCTACAGATCAGAATCCGCAGCGGCGGCCACGATTTCGAGGGCCTCTCTTATGTCTCCCAACAACCCTTCATCATCCTCGATCTCTTCAATCTTCGAGCCATCAATGTCGACATTCCAACCCAAACTGCTTGGGTCGAATCAGGGGCTACCTTGGGTGAACTTTACTACGCCATTGCTAAAAAGAGCAACCTCCATGCCTTCCCTGGGGGAGTTTGCCCGACCGTTGGTGCTGGTGGCCATTTTTCTGGAGGTGGGTATGGAAATTTGCTCAGGAAATATGGGCTCACCGTCGATAACATTTTGGATGCTCAGATTGTAACTGCTGATGGGAAGATCCTAAACAGACAAACTATGGGGGAAGATTTGTTTTGGGCAATTCGAGGTGGAGGAGGAGGAAGCTTTGGAGTTATTCTCTCATGGAAGATCAGCTTAGTTCAAGTCCCATCAACGGTGACGGTTTTTGATGTTGATAGAAAGATTGAAGACGGAGCAACGGATGTTGTTTTTGAATGGCAGCAAGTTATGGACAAGTTGGATGAGAATCTGTTTATAAGATTGATGTTGCATTCATCCAAAGGGAAAAGTGGACAAAAAACAGGGAAAGCTACATTGGTGTCTCTGTTTCTTGGGCCAGTGGAGAAGCTTATGGAGATTATGAATCAGAACATACCCAGTCTGAAATTGCAAAGAGAAGAGTGTTTTGAAATGAGTTGGATTCAATCGGTTCTGTTTTGGGCAAACTTCGCAAATGGAACAGCTCCAGAAGCGCTGTTGAGCAGGAAAATGGCATCAACACCATATCTGAAGAGGAAATCAGACTATGTGAGAGAACCAATTTCAAGAGAAGGGATAGAAGGCATATGGAAGGCGATTATGGATGTTGAAAAAGTGGGTCTGACATGGAATCCTTACGGGGGGAGAATGAGTGAGATATCAGAGACGGCGACGCCATTTCCACACAGAGCAGGAGTGAAATTCAAAATCCAATACTCTTCAAACTGGAAGGAAGCAGGGGACGAAGAGGCAGAAGAGGAGATAGAGTCGTCGAGAAAACTGTACGAAGCGATGAGCCCATATGTGACGAATAATCCGAGAGAAGCGTTTTTGAATTACAGAGACATAGATGTTGGAAGTAGTAGGAATTGGAGTTTGGAAGAAGGGAAGGTGTATGGGGAGAAGTATTTCAAAGGGAATTTCGAGAGATTGGTGGATGTGAAGACGAAGGTTGATCCTCAAAATTTCTTCAGGAATGAACAGAGTATCCCCACTCGTTGA
- the LOC103484295 gene encoding berberine bridge enzyme-like 21 produces the protein MQIPCCFFSFHHLPPKAISMGIPIPDSVLIPTLTTLLLILSSMALSAQTPSHQTLLDCLSDHSNSPSSSPISQVTFFPDNPSYSPVLNSYIRNLRFASPTTPKPLFIVAPTHVSHIQATILCCRIHALEIRIRSGGHDYDGLSYVSDSPFVILDMFNLRSVAVDIEDESAWVDSGATLGEVYYKIAEKSKIHGFPAGVCPTVGVGGHLSGAGYGNLMRKFGVSVDNVVDALIVDVNGRVLDRETMGEDLFWAIRGGGGASFGVIVSWKFKLVLLPETVTVFRTEKTIEEGVVDILHKWQEIADTIDENLFIRVVILPVNKKTQKTAKAKFVSLFLGNAQKLFALMSERFPELGIKGEDCKEMSWIDSILFWSNYPIGTPLDVLLERQPNSEKFLKKKSDYVQEPISKAGLEGMMRKMIELKRPALTFNPYGGKMSQIPETETPFPHRAGNKYKIQYSVTWKEEGDEAAAKHLEMIRELYKYMTPYVSKSPRSAYLNYRDVDLGVNGIGNASYWEGSIWGRKYFKGNFDRLVKVKSMVDPDNFFKYEQSIPCVELEAFDSNGRAESL, from the coding sequence ATGCAAATTCCTTGTTGTTTCTTTagttttcatcatcttcctcccAAAGCCATTTCAATGGGGATCCCAATCCCAGATTCAGTATTAATCCCAACTCTCACAACCCTTCTTCTCATTCTCTCTTCAATGGCGCTTTCTGCTCAAACTCCCTCTCATCAAACCCTTCTCGACTGTCTTTCCGATCATTCTAATTCACCATCATCTTCCCCAATCTCTCAAGTTACCTTCTTCCCTGATAACCCATCTTACTCCCCTGTCTTAAACTCTTACATCAGAAATCTCAGGTTCGCTTCACCCACTACCCCAAAACCCTTGTTCATCGTCGCCCCAACCCATGTTTCCCACATTCAAGCCACCATTCTCTGTTGCAGAATCCACGCCCTTGAAATCAGAATCCGAAGTGGCGGCCATGATTACGACGGCCTCTCTTATGTATCCGATTCCCCATTTGTGATCCTCGATATGTTCAATCTTCGATCCGTAGCTGTCGACATCGAAGACGAAAGCGCGTGGGTGGATTCTGGTGCAACCCTCGGGGAAGTTTACTACAAAATTGCAGAGAAGAGCAAGATCCATGGATTCCCAGCTGGGGTTTGCCCCACGGTTGGAGTTGGAGGTCATCTCAGCGGCGCTGGATACGGTAATTTAATGAGGAAATTTGGGGTTTCAGTAGATAATGTAGTTGATGCTTTGATCGTTGATGTTAATGGTAGGGTTTTGGATAGAGAAACAATGGGGGAAGATTTGTTTTGGGCAATTAGAGGAGGAGGTGGAGCTAGTTTTGGTGTCATTGTTTCATGGAAGTTTAAACTTGTTCTTTTACCTGAAACTGTCACTGTTTTTAGAACGGAGAAAACCATAGAAGAAGGTGTTGTAGATATCTTGCACAAATGGCAAGAAATTGCTGATACAATTGATGAAAATCTATTCATAAGAGTAGTGATTCTTCCTGTAAATAAAAAAACCCAAAAGACAGCGAAGGCCAAATTCGTCTCCTTATTTCTTGGAAATGCACAGAAACTGTTTGCGTTAATGTCTGAAAGATTTCCTGAATTGGGTATTAAGGGTGAGGATTGTAAAGAAATGAGCTGGATTGACTCTATTCTGTTTTGGTCAAACTACCCAATCGGAACTCCACTCGATGTCTTGCTTGAAAGACAACCCAACTCTGAAAAGTTCTTGAAGAAGAAATCAGATTATGTTCAAGAACCAATCTCAAAGGCAGGTCTTGAAGGAATGATGAGAAAAATGATAGAACTGAAAAGACCAGCTTTGACTTTCAACCCATATGGTGGGAAAATGAGTCAAATTCCAGAGACGGAGACTCCATTTCCACATAGAGCTGGGAACAAATACAAAATTCAATACTCAGTGACATGGAAAGAAGAAGGGGATGAGGCTGCAGCCAAGCATTTGGAGATGATTAGAGAGCTTTACAAGTACATGACGCCGTACGTTTCAAAATCGCCTAGAAGTGCTTATTTGAACTACAGAGATGTGGATTTGGGAGTGAATGGGATTGGAAATGCAAGCTATTGGGAGGGTAGCATTTGGGGAAGAAAGTATTTTAAGGGAAATTTTGATAGATTGGTGAAGGTGAAGAGTATGGTGGATCCAGATAACTTTTTCAAATATGAACAGAGCATTCCATGTGTTGAACTCGAAGCATTTGATTCTAATGGCAGAGCTGAGAGCCTTTAA
- the LOC103484297 gene encoding berberine bridge enzyme-like 21, translated as MFPLIPLLCLLLLPFSTPTAAADSVYTTFLHCFESNSNPSAGVSAIVFARENASYTSVLRAYIRNARFNTSSAPKPVIIVTPLTESHVQSAVICSKKLGIQLKIRSGGHDYEGVSYISDVEFIVLDMSNLRAVTVDVADQSAWVEAGAILGEVYYRIWEKSKVLGYPAGVCPTVGVGGHISGGGYGNMLRKYGLSVDHVLDARIVDVKGRILDSKSMGEDLFWAIKGGGGASFGVVLAYKIRLVPVPETVTIFRVERTIEQNAADLVVRWQEVAPTTDENLFMRLLLQPVSSKIKKGTRTIRATVIALFLGKSEELVSLLKKEFPELGLQKENCTEMSWIDSVLWWGNFDIGTSPEALLDRNVDSAGFLRRKSDYVQKPISRDGLDWLYKKMIEIGKTGLVFNPYGGKMSEISSTATPFPHRAGNLYKIQYSVNWDEPGPEADQQFVKQIRRLYSFMTPFVTKNPRQSFLNYRDLDIGINNNDKNSFEDGKVYGFKYFGENFERLVKVKTAVDPENFFWNEQSIPTLSSKP; from the coding sequence ATGTTTCCTCTTATTCCTCTTCTCTGCCTTCTTCTCCTCCCTTTCTCTACTCCCACCGCCGCCGCAGATTCTGTCTACACCACATTTCTCCACTGCTTTGAATCCAATTCCAACCCTTCCGCTGGAGTTTCCGCCATTGTCTTCGCTCGAGAAAATGCTTCTTACACTTCCGTTCTTAGGGCTTATATCCGAAATGCCCGTTTCAACACCTCCTCTGCCCCAAAACCAGTCATAATCGTCACTCCATTGACTGAATCCCACGTCCAATCGGCGGTGATTTGCTCCAAGAAACTCGGTATTCAACTCAAAATCCGAAGTGGGGGTCACGATTACGAGGGTGTTTCCTATATTTCCGATGTCGAGTTCATCGTTCTCGACATGTCTAACCTTCGGGCTGTTACTGTCGATGTTGCCGACCAATCGGCGTGGGTTGAAGCTGGAGCCATACTCGGAGAAGTGTACTACAGAATTTGGGAGAAGAGTAAGGTTCTTGGTTACCCGGCTGGGGTTTGTCCCACTGTCGGCGTCGGCGGTCACATTAGTGGTGGCGGCTATGGCAACATGCTCCGGAAGTACGGGCTCTCTGTTGACCATGTTCTCGATGCTCGGATTGTCGATGTGAAGGGTAGAATCCTCGACTCGAAATCCATGGGGGAGGATCTTTTCTGGGCCATTAAGGGCGGCGGCGGAGCCAGTTTTGGCGTTGTCCTCGCCTATAAGATCCGGCTGGTTCCGGTGCCGGAGACGGTCACTATATTCCGAGTTGAAAGAACTATAGAACAAAACGCTGCCGATTTAGTCGTCAGATGGCAAGAAGTAGCTCCGACCACCGACGAAAATCTGTTCATGAGGCTACTTTTACAGCCAGTTTCcagtaaaataaaaaaggggACTCGAACAATCAGAGCCACTGTCATCGCCTTGTTCCTTGGGAAATCGGAAGAACTCGTTTCCTTATTGAAAAAAGAATTCCCGGAATTGGGTTTACAGAAAGAGAATTGTACTGAAATGAGTTGGATCGACTCTGTTCTTTGGTGGGGTAATTTCGATATCGGAACTTCACCGGAAGCTCTACTTGATCGGAATGTCGATTCAGCAGGGTTTCTCAGAAGGAAATCGGATTACGTTCAGAAACCCATTTCCAGAGATGGGTTGGATTGGTTGTACAAGAAGATGATAGAAATCGGCAAAACAGGGCTGGTGTTCAACCCATACGGGGGAAAGATGAGCGAAATTTCATCAACGGCAACTCCATTTCCTCACCGTGCAGGAAATTTATACAAAATCCAATACTCGGTGAACTGGGACGAACCAGGGCCGGAAGCAGATCAGCAATTTGTGAAGCAAATAAGAAGGCTGTACAGTTTCATGACCCCATTTGTTACAAAGAATCCAAGGCAATCGTTCTTGAACTACAGAGATTTAGACATTGGTATCAACAACAATGACAAGAACAGCTTTGAAGACGGAAAAGTTTATGGGTTCAAGTACTTTGGTGAGAATTTTGAGAGACTAGTGAAGGTGAAGACGGCTGTAGATCCAGAGAATTTCTTCTGGAACGAACAGAGTATTCCAACTCTTTCAAGTAAGCCATGA